A genomic window from Vitis riparia cultivar Riparia Gloire de Montpellier isolate 1030 chromosome 18, EGFV_Vit.rip_1.0, whole genome shotgun sequence includes:
- the LOC117906434 gene encoding laccase-15-like, translating to MWLIMKVFLLQILAFLLFGGGIHCQASTRRLTFVVKEASYTRLCSTKNILTVNGQFPGPTIYAKKGETIIVDVYNRGKENITIHWHGVNMPRYPWTDGPEYITQCPIQPGSKFSQKIILSSEEGTLWWHAHSDWTRATVHGAIIVYPKNGTKYPFPKPNAEIPIILGQWWKSDVNAVRDEGLATGADPNASDSLLINGQPGDLLPCSKLGTFKLTVDHGKTYLLRIINAALHEALFFSIAKHKMTVVGTDGSYTKPLTRDYITIYPGQTYDVLLEANQHPDHYYMAAKTYSIAPKARNFYDNTTTTAIVQYRGYYTPSSPLSLPHLPAYNDTNASVQVMAGLRNLADAEHPCNVPLSPSTKLIYTVSMNSFLCPNNSCAGPNGTRFSASINNISFQFPTIDILQAYYYNISGVYGDKFPSVPQLVFDFTTDILPLEYQTPKNGTEVRVLEYNSTVEIVFQGTNLIAGTHHPMHLHGYSFYVVGWGFGNFDKNRDPLRYNLVDPPLQSTISVPTKGWVAIRFEASNPGVWFMHCHVERHVTWGMGTAFIVKNGKHPEAQMLPPPSDMPPC from the exons ATGTGGCTGATCATGAAGGTTTTCCTCTTGCAAATTTTAGCGTTTCTACTTTTTGGTGGTGGCATCCATTGCCAAGCTTCAACTCGTCGGCTTACTTTTGTG GTGAAGGAAGCTTCATATACAAGGCTTTGTAGCACCAAGAACATCTTAACAGTAAATGGACAATTTCCGGGACCAACTATATATGCTAAGAAAGGAGAGACGATCATTGTCGACGTTTATAacaggggaaaagaaaatatcaccATTCATTG GCATGGGGTGAACATGCCTAGATATCCATGGACAGATGGTCCCGAGTATATCACGCAATGCCCAATTCAACCAGGGTCAAAGTTTAGCCAGAAGATCATCCTTTCCTCTGAGGAAGGCACTCTATGGTGGCATGCTCACAGTGACTGGACTCGAGCCACCGTTCATGGAGCTATAATCGTCTATCCCAAGAATGGAACCAAGTATCCATTTCCTAAACCTAACGCAGAAATTCCCATCATATTAG GACAATGGTGGAAGAGTGATGTGAATGCAGTTCGAGATGAAGGTCTTGCAACCGGAGCTGACCCAAATGCCTCTGATTCTTTATTGATAAATGGACAACCCGGTGATCTACTTCCATGCTCAAAATTAG GCACATTCAAGCTAACGGTCGATCATGGAAAGACCTATCTACTTCGTATAATCAATGCTGCCTTGCACGAGGCTCTCTTCTTCTCTATTGCCAAGCATAAAATGACAGTGGTTGGAACAGATGGTAGCTACACGAAACCATTGACACGAGATTATATCACAATATATCCTGGCCAAACCTACGATGTCTTACTAGAAGCTAACCAACACCCGGATCACTATTACATGGCAGCTAAAACTTATTCCATTGCCCCGAAAGCTCGTAATTTTTATGATAACACAACCACCACAGCTATTGTACAGTACAGGGGATACTACACTCCATCTTCACCTCTCTCCTTGCCTCATTTGCCTgcatacaatgacacaaatgcaTCGGTTCAGGTCATGGCCGGCCTTCGAAACTTAGCAGATGCGGAACATCCTTGCAATGTCCCATTGAGCCCGAGCACTAAACTGATTTACACTGTTTCTATGAACTCATTCCTATGCCCCAATAATTCATGTGCAGGGCCCAATGGGACGCGGTTCTCTGCAAGTATAAACAACATAAGCTTCCAATTCCCTACAATTGACATACTACAAGCTTACTATTATAACATCAGTGGTGTATATGGAGATAAATTTCCTAGCGTTCCACAATTGGTGTTTGATTTTACCACTGATATTCTTCCCTTAGAGTATCAGACGCCGAAAAACGGAACAGAAGTAAGGGTGCTCGAGTATAACTCCACAGTGGAGATTGTTTTTCAAGGGACAAACTTGATTGCAGGGACACACCACCccatgcatctccatggatacaGCTTCTATGTTGTTGGATGGGGATTTGGGAATTTCGATAAAAATAGGGATCCATTGCGCTACAATCTGGTGGATCCTCCCCTTCAAAGTACCATATCTGTTCCTACGAAAGGTTGGGTTGCAATCAGATTCGAGGCATCCAACCCTG GAGTGTGGTTCATGCACTGCCATGTAGAACGCCATGTGACTTGGGGCATGGGAACTGCGTTCATAGTGAAAAATGGTAAACACCCAGAAGCTCAAATGTTGCCTCCGCCATCCGACATGCCACCATGTTGA